A stretch of Shinella zoogloeoides DNA encodes these proteins:
- a CDS encoding ABC transporter substrate-binding protein, translating to MNLRTLLLGVSSAALLAGFANAETLTIATVNNGDMIRMQGLTEDFTAKNPDIQLEWVTLEENVLRERVTTDIATKGGQYDIVTIGNYEVPIWAKQGWLVSLDGLGADYDVDDLLPAIRGGLSVDGKLYAAPFYGESAMIMYRKDLFEKAGLTMPDSPTWEFIGEAARKITDRNADINGICLRGKAGWGENMAFLTALNNSFGGRWFDEKWQPQFDQPEWKASLQFYVDMMKDAGPQGASSNGFNENLTLFQQGKCGMWIDATVAASFVSNPKDSTVADKVGYAIFPDTGNGNHGHWLWSWNLAVPASSTKAEAAQKFIAWATGKGYTELVASKEGWANVPPGTRTSLYKNAEYQKAAPFAAPTLAAMDAADITKPSVKPVPYTGGQFVAIPEFQGLGTTVGQLFSAVLAGQSSVDDALAQAQTTAVREMTRAGYIK from the coding sequence ATGAATTTGAGAACCCTTCTGCTGGGCGTCAGCTCGGCTGCTCTCCTCGCCGGTTTCGCCAATGCCGAAACGCTGACGATCGCGACCGTCAACAATGGCGACATGATCCGCATGCAGGGGCTGACGGAAGACTTCACCGCAAAGAACCCGGATATTCAGCTCGAGTGGGTGACGCTCGAGGAAAACGTGCTGCGCGAGCGCGTCACGACCGATATCGCGACCAAGGGCGGCCAGTACGACATCGTGACGATCGGCAATTACGAGGTTCCGATCTGGGCCAAGCAGGGTTGGCTGGTCTCGCTCGACGGCCTCGGCGCCGACTACGATGTCGACGACCTGCTGCCGGCGATCCGCGGCGGCCTTTCCGTCGATGGCAAGCTCTATGCCGCGCCGTTCTACGGCGAATCCGCCATGATCATGTACCGCAAGGACCTGTTCGAGAAGGCCGGCCTCACCATGCCCGATTCCCCGACCTGGGAATTCATCGGCGAAGCCGCCCGCAAGATTACGGACCGCAATGCCGACATCAACGGCATCTGCCTTCGCGGCAAGGCCGGCTGGGGCGAGAACATGGCGTTCCTCACCGCGCTCAACAACTCCTTCGGCGGACGCTGGTTCGACGAGAAGTGGCAGCCGCAGTTCGACCAGCCGGAATGGAAGGCTTCCCTCCAATTCTACGTCGACATGATGAAGGATGCCGGCCCGCAGGGCGCCTCGTCCAACGGCTTCAACGAGAACCTGACGCTCTTCCAGCAGGGCAAGTGCGGCATGTGGATCGACGCGACGGTCGCCGCTTCCTTCGTCTCCAACCCGAAGGATTCGACGGTCGCCGACAAGGTCGGCTACGCGATCTTCCCGGACACGGGCAACGGCAACCATGGCCATTGGCTGTGGTCGTGGAACCTTGCCGTCCCGGCAAGCTCGACCAAGGCGGAAGCCGCGCAGAAGTTCATCGCCTGGGCAACCGGCAAGGGCTACACCGAGCTCGTCGCCAGCAAGGAAGGCTGGGCGAACGTTCCTCCGGGCACGCGCACCTCGCTCTACAAGAATGCCGAATACCAGAAGGCAGCGCCCTTCGCGGCTCCGACCCTTGCGGCCATGGACGCGGCGGATATCACCAAGCCCTCGGTCAAGCCGGTGCCCTATACGGGTGGCCAGTTCGTCGCGATCCCTGAATTCCAGGGCCTCGGCACGACGGTCGGCCAGCTCTTCTCGGCGGTGCTCGCCGGCCAGTCCTCCGTGGACGACGCGCTCGCACAGGCACAGACCACGGCCGTGCGCGAAATGACCCGCGCCGGTTACATCAAGTAA
- a CDS encoding sugar-binding transcriptional regulator: MAKRTETAGRLDDAARAGWLYYVAGRTQDEIAAAMGISRQSAQRLVSLAVAERLIKVRLDHPIAECLELGEALKRKFGLVHVDIVPGDPGSSSTTIGIAEAGAAEIERWLKKSEPIVLAVGTGRTLKAAIDQLPAMECPQHRIMSLTGNIGPDGSAAYYNVIFSMADAVKARHYPMPLPVLVSSAEERDLLHRQSLVQSTLQLGREADVVFVGIGELGADAPLCLDGFLDPQEMARLMEEGAAGEICGWMFDRDGRLLDGSINERVASVPLPPRETTTVIGLAKGKRKYAALLAALRGRMINGVITDEETARYLLSA, encoded by the coding sequence ATGGCGAAGCGGACGGAAACAGCCGGGCGGCTGGACGATGCGGCAAGGGCCGGCTGGCTCTATTATGTCGCGGGCCGCACGCAGGACGAGATTGCCGCCGCCATGGGCATTTCCCGCCAGTCGGCGCAGCGCCTCGTCTCGCTCGCCGTCGCCGAGCGGCTGATCAAGGTGCGCCTCGACCATCCCATCGCCGAATGCCTGGAACTGGGCGAGGCGCTCAAGCGGAAGTTCGGCCTTGTGCATGTCGACATCGTGCCGGGCGATCCGGGGTCCAGTTCGACGACCATCGGCATTGCCGAGGCGGGCGCGGCGGAAATCGAGCGCTGGCTGAAGAAGAGCGAACCCATCGTGCTGGCGGTCGGCACGGGGCGCACGCTCAAGGCGGCCATCGACCAGTTGCCGGCCATGGAATGTCCGCAGCACCGCATCATGTCGCTGACCGGCAATATCGGGCCGGACGGCTCGGCCGCCTATTACAACGTCATCTTCTCCATGGCCGATGCGGTGAAGGCCCGGCACTATCCGATGCCGCTGCCGGTTCTCGTTTCCTCGGCCGAAGAGCGCGATCTCCTGCACCGCCAGAGCCTCGTGCAATCGACGCTCCAGCTCGGCCGGGAGGCGGATGTCGTCTTCGTCGGCATCGGCGAGCTTGGCGCCGATGCGCCGCTCTGCCTCGACGGCTTCCTCGACCCGCAAGAGATGGCGCGGCTGATGGAGGAGGGGGCGGCCGGCGAGATCTGCGGCTGGATGTTCGACCGTGACGGCAGGCTGCTGGACGGCAGCATCAACGAGCGCGTCGCCTCCGTGCCCCTGCCGCCACGCGAAACGACCACCGTCATCGGTCTCGCCAAGGGCAAGCGCAAATATGCCGCCCTGCTGGCGGCCCTGCGCGGGCGCATGATCAACGGCGTCATTACCGACGAAGAGACGGCGCGCTACCTGCTTTCCGCCTGA
- a CDS encoding NAD(P)-dependent oxidoreductase, with the protein MGTTQSGIHRGRLAPAEYETNFSDLHPRLDDHEALVAADRCYFCHDAPCMTACPTSIDIPMFIRQISTGNPIGSAKTIFDQNILGGMCARVCPTETLCEQACVRNTAEHRPVEIGRLQRYATDVAITENQHFYERAARTGKAVAVVGAGPAGLACAHRLAMNGHDVVVFEAREKAGGLNEYGIATYKAVDDFAQREVDYVLAIGGIEVKNGLKLGRDFTLADLTANFDAVFLGMGLSGVNALGAEGENLPGVVDAIDFIAELRQAADKATVPVGRRVVVIGGGMTAIDAAVQAKLLGAEEVTICYRRGKEHMNASPFEQDLAASKGVMIRHWLQPKRVIARDGHVAGIEVEYTEMRDGRLTGTGETGALVADQIFKAIGQTFEAAGLGSLAMASGRIAIDAEGRTSIPNVWAGGDCVKAGEDLTVTSVAQGRDAADSINRMLAAGAQPSFAVA; encoded by the coding sequence ATGGGAACGACGCAATCTGGGATTCATCGGGGGCGTCTTGCGCCGGCCGAATACGAGACGAACTTCTCCGACCTCCACCCGCGCCTCGACGACCATGAGGCGCTGGTCGCAGCCGACCGCTGCTACTTCTGTCACGACGCGCCGTGCATGACGGCCTGTCCCACCTCCATCGACATTCCGATGTTCATCCGCCAGATCTCGACGGGCAATCCCATCGGCTCGGCCAAGACGATCTTCGACCAGAACATCCTCGGCGGCATGTGTGCCCGCGTCTGTCCGACCGAAACGCTCTGCGAACAGGCCTGCGTGCGCAACACGGCGGAACACCGCCCCGTCGAGATCGGCCGTCTGCAGCGTTACGCGACCGACGTCGCGATCACGGAAAACCAGCATTTCTACGAGCGCGCGGCGCGCACCGGCAAGGCCGTGGCGGTCGTCGGCGCCGGCCCGGCGGGCCTTGCCTGCGCCCATCGCCTCGCCATGAACGGCCATGACGTCGTGGTCTTCGAGGCGCGCGAAAAGGCCGGCGGCCTCAACGAATACGGCATCGCCACCTACAAGGCCGTCGACGACTTCGCCCAGCGCGAGGTCGACTACGTGCTTGCCATCGGCGGCATCGAGGTGAAGAACGGCCTGAAGCTCGGCCGCGACTTCACGCTCGCCGACCTCACCGCCAATTTCGACGCCGTCTTCCTCGGCATGGGTCTTTCGGGCGTCAACGCGCTCGGCGCGGAAGGGGAGAACCTTCCCGGCGTCGTGGATGCCATCGACTTCATCGCCGAACTGCGGCAGGCCGCGGACAAGGCAACCGTTCCCGTCGGCCGGCGCGTCGTTGTCATCGGCGGCGGCATGACGGCCATCGACGCGGCCGTGCAGGCCAAGCTCCTCGGCGCGGAAGAGGTGACGATCTGCTACCGCCGCGGCAAGGAGCACATGAACGCCTCGCCCTTCGAGCAGGACCTTGCTGCCTCCAAGGGCGTGATGATCCGCCACTGGCTCCAGCCGAAGCGCGTCATCGCCCGCGACGGCCATGTCGCCGGCATCGAGGTGGAATATACCGAGATGCGCGACGGCAGGCTCACCGGCACCGGCGAGACTGGGGCGCTCGTCGCCGACCAGATCTTCAAGGCCATCGGCCAGACCTTCGAGGCAGCCGGCCTCGGCTCCCTCGCCATGGCCTCGGGCCGCATCGCCATCGATGCGGAAGGTCGCACCTCGATACCCAATGTCTGGGCGGGCGGGGACTGCGTGAAGGCCGGCGAGGACCTGACGGTCACCTCGGTCGCACAGGGCCGCGACGCGGCCGATTCGATCAACCGCATGCTGGCTGCCGGCGCGCAGCCTTCCTTTGCCGTCGCTTGA
- the preA gene encoding NAD-dependent dihydropyrimidine dehydrogenase subunit PreA has protein sequence MADLRNNFVGIKSPNPFWLASAPPTDKAYNVERAFKAGWGGVVWKTLGEEGPPVVNVNGPRYGAIWGADRRLLGLNNIELITDRDLYTNLREMKQVKMNWPDRALIASIMVPCEEESWKAILPLVEETGADGIELNFGCPHGMSERGMGAAVGQVPEYIEMVVRWCKQYTRMPVITKLTPNITDIRKPARAAKAGGTDAVSLINTINSIVSVDLDSFAPNPTVGGKGTHGGYCGPAVKPIALNMVAEIARDPETYGLPISGIGGVTTWRDAAEFLVLGAGNVQVCTAAMTYGFKIVQEMISGLSDWMDAKGHRSLDDICGRAVPNVTDWQYLNLNYIAKARIDQDACIKCGRCHIACEDTSHQAITQFVDGVRHFEVMEDECVGCNLCVNVCPVENCITMVGLEAGTLDQRTGKPVDPNYANWTTHPNNPMARQAAE, from the coding sequence ATGGCTGATCTTCGCAACAATTTCGTCGGCATCAAGTCGCCCAACCCGTTCTGGCTCGCCTCCGCGCCGCCGACCGACAAAGCCTACAATGTCGAGCGCGCCTTCAAGGCGGGCTGGGGCGGCGTGGTCTGGAAGACCCTCGGCGAGGAAGGCCCGCCGGTCGTCAACGTCAACGGCCCGCGCTACGGCGCGATCTGGGGCGCCGACCGCCGGCTCCTCGGCCTCAACAATATCGAGTTGATCACCGACCGCGACCTCTACACGAACCTGCGCGAGATGAAGCAGGTCAAGATGAACTGGCCGGACCGAGCGCTCATCGCCTCCATCATGGTGCCCTGCGAGGAGGAGAGCTGGAAAGCCATCCTGCCGCTGGTGGAAGAGACCGGCGCGGACGGCATCGAACTGAACTTCGGCTGTCCGCACGGCATGTCCGAACGCGGCATGGGCGCGGCGGTCGGCCAGGTGCCGGAATATATCGAGATGGTCGTGCGCTGGTGCAAGCAGTATACGCGCATGCCGGTCATCACCAAGCTGACACCCAACATTACCGATATCCGCAAGCCCGCCCGCGCGGCCAAGGCCGGCGGCACCGACGCTGTGTCGCTGATCAACACGATCAACTCGATCGTGTCCGTCGATCTCGACAGCTTCGCCCCGAACCCGACGGTCGGCGGCAAGGGCACCCATGGCGGCTATTGCGGCCCGGCGGTCAAGCCCATCGCGCTCAACATGGTGGCCGAGATCGCCCGCGACCCGGAAACCTACGGCCTGCCGATCTCCGGCATCGGCGGCGTGACGACGTGGCGCGACGCCGCCGAGTTCCTCGTCCTCGGCGCGGGCAACGTACAGGTCTGCACCGCCGCCATGACCTACGGCTTCAAGATCGTGCAGGAAATGATCTCCGGCCTTTCCGACTGGATGGATGCAAAGGGTCACCGCAGCCTCGACGACATCTGCGGCCGCGCCGTACCGAACGTCACCGACTGGCAGTACCTCAACCTCAACTACATCGCGAAAGCCCGCATCGACCAGGATGCCTGCATCAAATGCGGCCGCTGCCACATCGCCTGCGAGGACACCTCGCACCAGGCGATCACGCAGTTCGTCGACGGCGTCCGGCATTTCGAGGTGATGGAGGATGAGTGCGTCGGCTGCAACCTCTGCGTCAACGTCTGCCCCGTCGAGAACTGCATCACCATGGTGGGCCTCGAAGCCGGCACGCTCGACCAGCGCACCGGCAAGCCGGTCGATCCGAATTACGCCAACTGGACGACCCACCCGAACAATCCCATGGCCCGCCAGGCCGCGGAATAA
- a CDS encoding carboxymuconolactone decarboxylase family protein: MTKDYKAITRDISAYMGELRKLTPEAMQGFSALAKGAGAEGVLDKKTKELIALAIGVTQRCDGCIGFHAKALIELGASRHEVAEVMAMCVYMGGGPALMYAADAMRAYDQFAGA; encoded by the coding sequence ATGACGAAGGACTACAAGGCGATCACCAGGGATATCTCGGCCTATATGGGCGAGTTGCGAAAGCTGACGCCGGAGGCGATGCAGGGCTTTTCCGCCCTCGCGAAGGGCGCAGGCGCCGAGGGTGTTCTGGACAAGAAAACGAAGGAGCTGATTGCGCTTGCCATCGGCGTGACGCAGCGCTGCGACGGCTGCATCGGCTTCCACGCCAAGGCGCTGATCGAGCTGGGTGCGAGCCGGCATGAGGTCGCGGAGGTGATGGCGATGTGCGTCTATATGGGCGGTGGGCCGGCGCTGATGTACGCGGCCGACGCGATGCGCGCCTACGACCAGTTTGCCGGGGCCTGA
- a CDS encoding ArsR/SmtB family transcription factor, with translation MTITEEMPAKAETVANFLKGLANPHRLLILCALANGERSVSDLIEETGIAQTSMSQHLAKLKEEGIVTYRRDHRTLFYAIDHPAVMEIMAVLYARFCAKD, from the coding sequence GTGACGATTACCGAGGAAATGCCGGCGAAGGCCGAGACGGTGGCGAACTTCCTGAAGGGCCTCGCCAATCCGCATCGCCTTCTCATCCTCTGCGCGCTGGCCAACGGCGAGCGCAGCGTGAGCGACCTCATCGAGGAGACGGGCATCGCCCAGACCTCGATGTCGCAGCACCTCGCCAAGTTGAAAGAGGAAGGGATCGTTACCTACCGGCGCGATCACCGCACCCTCTTCTATGCCATCGACCACCCCGCCGTGATGGAGATCATGGCCGTACTCTACGCCCGCTTCTGCGCAAAGGACTGA
- a CDS encoding rhodanese-like domain-containing protein — protein MTATVSPKDAALWLASGEAVLIDVREPDEFRAEHIACAASIPLSSLGNALAGAQIPAARKMIFQCLKGGRGAAACQTAEAAGAGHAIYNLEGGIAAWKDAGLPVVGSGKTAAIPLFRQVQIAVGIMIATLIALGFSGLTAAFAMAGVIGVMLVFAGTTGWCGMGMLLARMPWNRRTA, from the coding sequence ATGACCGCAACCGTATCCCCCAAAGACGCCGCCCTGTGGCTCGCCTCCGGCGAAGCCGTGCTGATCGACGTGCGCGAGCCGGACGAATTCCGCGCCGAGCACATCGCCTGCGCCGCCTCAATCCCGCTGTCCTCGCTTGGAAATGCGCTTGCCGGCGCGCAGATACCCGCCGCCCGCAAGATGATCTTCCAGTGCCTGAAGGGCGGACGCGGCGCGGCGGCCTGCCAGACGGCGGAAGCCGCCGGCGCGGGCCACGCGATCTACAATCTCGAAGGCGGCATAGCCGCGTGGAAAGATGCGGGCCTGCCTGTCGTCGGCAGCGGCAAGACGGCGGCGATCCCGCTTTTCCGGCAGGTGCAGATCGCGGTGGGCATCATGATTGCCACGCTGATCGCGCTCGGGTTTTCCGGCCTGACGGCCGCTTTCGCCATGGCCGGCGTCATCGGCGTCATGCTGGTCTTCGCGGGCACCACGGGCTGGTGCGGCATGGGCATGCTGCTCGCGCGCATGCCCTGGAACCGGCGGACGGCGTGA
- a CDS encoding exopolysaccharide biosynthesis protein → MTTAIGFNDTDRKTSELLEDIIHSIKGEHITLRDLLAMMGESGLLLLCAFLSLPFLFPVSIPGVSTVFGAGIVLISAAITLNRLPWLPAKVADRRLESGKLRPVLERGVTFLRKIDRFFKPRMGALTTGAVMNRVNGLVLMGAGLLLMAPLGLIPFSNTLPGVAILLLAAGISQRDGLVVLGGYVMVVLTIVYFAALAYLAYSAGQGLNIFG, encoded by the coding sequence ATGACGACGGCCATCGGCTTCAACGACACGGACCGCAAGACGAGCGAGTTGCTCGAGGACATCATCCATTCGATCAAGGGCGAGCACATCACCCTGCGCGATCTCCTGGCGATGATGGGCGAAAGCGGCCTGCTGCTGCTTTGCGCCTTCCTGTCGCTGCCCTTCCTGTTTCCGGTGTCGATCCCCGGCGTTTCCACCGTCTTCGGTGCGGGCATCGTGCTGATCAGCGCGGCCATCACCCTCAACCGCCTGCCCTGGCTGCCGGCGAAGGTCGCCGACCGGCGGCTGGAAAGCGGCAAGCTGCGCCCGGTGCTGGAGCGCGGCGTGACGTTCCTGCGCAAGATCGACCGCTTCTTCAAGCCGCGCATGGGCGCGCTGACGACGGGCGCGGTGATGAACCGCGTCAACGGTCTCGTGCTGATGGGCGCGGGGCTGCTGCTCATGGCCCCGCTCGGCCTCATTCCCTTCTCCAACACGCTGCCGGGCGTCGCCATTCTCCTGCTCGCCGCCGGCATCTCGCAGCGCGACGGGCTGGTGGTGCTCGGCGGCTACGTGATGGTGGTGCTGACGATCGTCTATTTCGCGGCGCTCGCCTACCTTGCCTATAGCGCGGGGCAGGGCCTCAACATCTTCGGCTGA
- a CDS encoding DMT family transporter codes for MTKRMPARAGLSVHATGREKLKGHLAMLLFAVLIAGSFSFGGLAARYMEAEPLMLWRYIMTIAVMAALAFGVFRVPARFPREAWRFLLLGGLIAIYMLTMFMALEFTSPVATGAVFTLMPLLSAAFALPVLGQKTRPGVLAGLIIAAAGAIWVIFRGDIGAILSFDVGTGEMIFFIGVVGHALYVPLIRRFDRGEPAVAFGFWVTVGATLWLVPPGIRDLLQVDFSALPLAVYAAVTYLAVVTTAGTFLLLQYASMRLPASKVLGYGYLTPSFIILLEGILGHGWASLPVLAGALVTACGLALMALLPD; via the coding sequence TTGACGAAGCGTATGCCGGCCCGGGCGGGCCTCTCCGTTCATGCGACGGGCCGTGAAAAGCTCAAGGGCCATCTCGCCATGCTGCTCTTCGCCGTGCTGATCGCCGGCTCCTTTTCCTTCGGCGGGCTGGCCGCGCGCTACATGGAGGCCGAGCCGCTGATGCTCTGGCGCTATATCATGACCATCGCGGTCATGGCCGCCCTCGCCTTCGGCGTCTTTCGCGTACCGGCAAGGTTCCCGAGGGAGGCATGGCGATTCCTGCTGCTCGGCGGCCTCATCGCGATCTATATGCTCACCATGTTCATGGCGCTGGAATTCACCAGCCCCGTCGCGACAGGCGCGGTCTTCACCCTCATGCCGCTTCTCAGCGCCGCCTTCGCGCTGCCGGTGCTCGGCCAGAAGACCCGGCCCGGCGTGCTCGCCGGCCTGATCATCGCTGCGGCCGGCGCGATCTGGGTCATCTTCCGCGGCGATATCGGCGCCATCCTGTCCTTCGATGTCGGCACCGGCGAGATGATCTTCTTCATCGGCGTCGTCGGACATGCGCTCTATGTGCCGCTCATCCGCCGCTTCGATCGCGGCGAGCCGGCTGTCGCCTTCGGCTTCTGGGTCACGGTCGGCGCGACGCTCTGGCTCGTGCCGCCGGGTATCCGGGACCTGCTGCAGGTGGATTTCTCCGCCCTGCCCCTCGCCGTCTATGCCGCCGTCACCTATCTCGCGGTCGTCACGACGGCCGGCACATTCCTGCTGCTCCAATATGCCTCGATGCGGCTGCCGGCTTCCAAGGTGCTCGGCTACGGCTACCTGACGCCGAGCTTCATCATCCTGCTCGAAGGCATTCTCGGCCACGGCTGGGCAAGCCTTCCGGTACTGGCCGGCGCCCTCGTCACCGCCTGCGGCCTCGCACTGATGGCGCTCCTGCCCGACTGA
- a CDS encoding TetR family transcriptional regulator C-terminal domain-containing protein produces the protein MALPRAARTQRRTRIQEAKEEQILEAALEVFSLHGFRGATVDQIAEVAGMSKPNLLYYFRTKEAMHRALITRVLDTWLDPLREFDAAGNPVAEIRSYIRRKLEMARDFPRESRLFANEILQGAPNIEDELKGPLKSLVDEKAAVIRAWAKAGKIAKCDPYHLIFSIWSTTQHYADFDVQVRAVLGQDQSGEGRFEDAARFLEQLFVTGLDISEEPA, from the coding sequence ATGGCATTACCGAGGGCGGCGAGGACACAGCGGCGCACACGCATCCAGGAGGCGAAGGAGGAGCAGATCCTCGAAGCCGCGCTGGAGGTCTTCTCGCTGCACGGGTTTCGCGGCGCGACGGTGGACCAGATTGCCGAGGTGGCGGGCATGTCCAAGCCGAACCTGCTCTATTATTTCCGCACCAAGGAGGCGATGCACCGGGCGCTCATCACCCGCGTGCTCGATACCTGGCTCGATCCGCTGCGCGAGTTCGATGCGGCGGGCAATCCGGTGGCGGAAATCCGCAGCTATATCCGCCGCAAGCTGGAGATGGCGCGGGACTTTCCCCGGGAAAGCCGGCTTTTCGCCAATGAAATCCTGCAGGGCGCGCCGAATATCGAGGATGAGCTGAAGGGACCGCTGAAATCGCTCGTCGACGAGAAGGCGGCAGTCATCCGGGCCTGGGCCAAGGCGGGCAAGATCGCCAAATGCGATCCCTATCACCTGATCTTCTCGATCTGGTCGACGACGCAGCATTACGCTGACTTCGACGTGCAGGTGCGCGCGGTGTTGGGGCAGGACCAGTCCGGTGAGGGGCGCTTCGAGGATGCGGCGCGCTTCCTCGAACAGCTTTTCGTGACCGGCCTCGACATCAGCGAGGAGCCGGCCTGA
- a CDS encoding Zn-dependent hydrolase, which translates to MAAPGENMRVNADRLWDSLMDMAKIGPGIAGGNNRQTLTDSDAEGRRLFQKWCDAAGLTMGVDTMGNMFMTRAGTDPEALPVYIGSHLDTQPTGGKYDGVLGVLAGLEVVRSLDDLGIRTKHPIVVTNWTNEEGARFAPAMLASGVFAGVHTQDYAYGRKDPEGKTFGDELKRIGWIGEEEVGARKMHAYFEYHIEQGPILEAEKKDIGVVTHCQGLWWLEFTLTGREAHTGSTPMNMRVNAGLAMSRILEMVQAVAMENQPSAVGGVGQVFFSPNSRNVLPGKVVFTVDIRSPDQKKLDGMRARIEAEAPKICEALGVGCSVEAVGHFDPVTFDPTLVATVRKAAEDLGYSHMNLISGAGHDACWAAKVAPATMIMCPCVGGLSHNEAEDISKEWAAAGADVLLHAVIETAGIAE; encoded by the coding sequence ATGGCCGCACCCGGCGAGAACATGCGTGTCAACGCAGACCGCCTGTGGGATTCCCTCATGGACATGGCGAAGATCGGCCCCGGCATCGCCGGCGGCAACAATCGCCAGACCCTGACCGACTCGGACGCCGAAGGCCGCCGCCTCTTCCAGAAATGGTGTGACGCCGCGGGCCTGACCATGGGTGTCGACACCATGGGCAACATGTTCATGACGCGCGCCGGCACGGACCCCGAGGCGCTGCCCGTCTATATCGGCTCGCATCTCGATACCCAGCCGACCGGCGGCAAGTATGACGGCGTGCTGGGCGTGCTTGCGGGCCTTGAGGTCGTGCGCTCGCTCGACGATCTCGGCATCCGCACGAAGCACCCCATCGTCGTCACCAACTGGACGAACGAGGAAGGCGCGCGCTTCGCCCCCGCCATGCTCGCCTCCGGCGTCTTCGCCGGCGTGCATACGCAGGATTACGCCTATGGCCGCAAGGACCCGGAAGGCAAAACCTTCGGCGACGAACTGAAGCGCATCGGCTGGATCGGCGAAGAAGAAGTCGGCGCGCGCAAGATGCACGCCTATTTCGAATACCACATAGAGCAGGGACCGATCCTCGAGGCGGAAAAGAAGGATATCGGCGTCGTCACCCACTGTCAGGGCCTCTGGTGGCTGGAATTCACGCTGACCGGTCGCGAGGCGCATACCGGCTCGACACCCATGAATATGCGTGTCAATGCCGGCCTTGCCATGTCGCGCATCCTCGAAATGGTGCAGGCGGTCGCCATGGAGAACCAGCCGAGCGCCGTCGGCGGCGTTGGCCAGGTGTTCTTCTCGCCCAATTCGCGCAACGTGCTGCCCGGCAAGGTCGTCTTCACCGTCGATATCCGCTCGCCCGACCAGAAGAAGCTCGACGGCATGCGCGCCCGCATCGAGGCGGAAGCGCCGAAAATCTGCGAGGCGCTCGGCGTCGGCTGTTCCGTCGAGGCGGTGGGCCATTTCGACCCCGTCACCTTCGACCCGACGCTCGTCGCCACCGTCCGCAAGGCCGCCGAAGACCTCGGCTACAGCCACATGAACCTCATCTCCGGTGCCGGCCACGACGCCTGCTGGGCCGCCAAGGTGGCTCCCGCCACGATGATCATGTGCCCCTGCGTCGGTGGCCTCTCGCACAACGAGGCGGAGGACATTTCGAAGGAATGGGCCGCCGCCGGCGCGGACGTGCTGCTTCATGCGGTGATCGAGACGGCGGGCATAGCCGAGTGA